The Falco rusticolus isolate bFalRus1 chromosome 4, bFalRus1.pri, whole genome shotgun sequence genome includes the window TAAAGAGTATGTCTTTCCCTCCAGTCAGAAAGAATTTGGGAATGTTACAGTGAGTTACTGAAGAGAGAATCACTTCACTGCTGATACCCACTACAGgacaaagattattttaattaatttctcatttatttgtaattatGAAAATGTTGCAGTTACacgtttttgttttttttaaggaagccATTTATACtaattccagtaaaaaaaatattaaaccttTGTAAGCTCCCAAATCTGTTCCTTCTTTCCCATTACTCATTCTTAATTACTTGCACTTTTGCATTCTGAAAATTTGTATGTTGATGGCAAAAGTGGTTCTAATATCACACATATGAGtataatcttttttcttctgtagccTGTTTTTCCATATGTTCTCCTAGTGCTCTGGGTCATGACCACATGTGAAGTGTAATGAGCTACAGCTGGTACAGATGAGGGCAATTTTCTCTCCTCCGTTTCCAGGTCATGTTATACTCTTCCCCACTCTTTGTTCCTTAGAACCTTTCTCTGGATTTTCCCAGTAGCTGTCTTCGGCAGATCCTGAACAAACTCCacctgaaaggcaaaaatagtCACTTTTAGCCAAATACATTCTGATTAATCTCCCAGGTGCAAGGAAAGATACACTTTTATTATGGCTGGGATAAAAAAAATGCGAAGCTGCACAGCTTGGGGCTGGGATGGTGAAATTCCTTGCTATGTATCTTAGCTGTCCACACAGGCAGTACTTGCGGGGACAAGTACCACAACCCTGAAGAGATAAGCATGTCACCTGTCAGGACAGGGAGTTGTGTTTTTCTGGTTGTAAGGGATGAAAATTCCAACCCCTTTGATGCCAGCAGGAATTTCCCCTTTGCTTTGGCTGAGAGTCTGAACAGCGCTCAAGGTAAGAGCTGGATGCCTTGCCCATTTGAGTGGCTGTGAAAACCCTAGATTTCATAAAAGGAATACTGGACCTGGATAAAGATCAGTTACATTACGATTTCCTCCCTTTCGGTCCTTTCTAGGACATACATTGAACCCAAGGCTACTGTTGCAACAGACCCTGtaatttactttcattttattttatttaactatGGTTGGAGTGTTTGTCAGAATGCAGTTGAAAAGAAGCCAAGGCAGAACAAAAACCTCAATTTTTGATACCCATCTTTTTGTGGAGTACTTACCTTCCTCGGATATTTATAAGGTGCAGTCAGCTTCTTGACATGTTGCTGAAGCTCACAAGTTAATTTTTCTGGATCATGCGATATAAAAGCAGGAGCTAAAACAATGAAGGCTTTGACTACCTGTGCCACAAAAGTTAAGGGACTCCATTAACTTCCAGATGTGGGAATAAAGGAATATATTTGTTGCCAAAACTGAGTATCAAAACTCACAATCCAAAATTTtgagctttttctttaatattccTTTTCACTGTCTGTTTATTACAGAATACAGTGTTATGAAGGATGTGTTTTGCagcacaggattttttttctgtttttccactttattttcttcttaacttTATACACTACTAGACTTTCCAaaattttaacagcaaaaaagaCAGCGGAAAATCTCACCCTCAAAGAAATGTTGCAAAGTTGAAaaatataagaagaaaaattaaacactcTGGGTATCATTGCCACCATGCTTAGtgacaaaaagataaataatcCAAATTCTATTTCTTAGACAAAAAGATGCTACAGTCAGTCAGAAGagccaaactttttttctccacatcaagcccagcaaagaggaaaataattctgaaattctAAGTTCTATCAAGGtatagtttaaaaaattttttaacccattttgttttcaaaaatctgcaaaatatttaattccaaGGAAGCCTGGTATGTATAGGGAGCCTGATCCTTAGAATAaagtgcatttttatatatatatatatatatatataatttttttttctttttacctccCCTCGAATTGGATCAGGACTGCTGACAACAGCTGACTCTGAGACTGCAGGGTGCTGGATTAATGCACTTTCAACTTCAAATGGGCCAATACGATACCTAGGAGAAAATGCAGATATAATGGCAACGCAAGTATTTATGTAGATGCAGCTGTGTAGCAAGCTACCTATTCAATTTGCCTTTCCAGACTGAATTTTAACAGGCAAATGAGCAAATCTAAAAGCAACTGGCTTACCCAGAAGAATTAATTATATCGTCAGCTCTTCCAACAAACCAGACATATCCTTCTTCATCCATAATCCCTCTGTCCCCAGTGACATAAAAATTTCCACACACCGAGGCAGCAGTTTTCTCTGAATTACCCTGACAACaatcaaacatttaaaaaaatgcatatgaCTGTTAGTGAAATGTAATGCATTTACTTTGCAGTGGTGCTAAAAAGGGTCAATACAATTTTTAAGTTGTTCTCAAACTATGTTCAATACTATTTTATGtcttcaattaattttaattagttttgtGGTAGAAATACGTGAGGTGGAAAAGAGCATTTGTGTATATATGGATTCATGTTCTAGGGAAAAAAGGCCGTGCTCTATCAAAATGCCCATCCATCAGAAATTACTAAACTCTACAACCCACTCTCTCTCTTCAGAGAAATGACTTATCATTGCAAAGGGTTGTCACAATAACCTCCTGTCAATGGAAAACTTTCACCCCTAAGcttcaaagccaaaacacaaatGAGATGACCTAGAGGAAAAACTTCATCATCTACATTGATCTATCGGGTCTAgattacacagaaaaaacaccctGACAAAAGAAGACATAATGAAAGCCTGAAGTAATAGTACTGAACCAAAAGAAGATTTTATCATATAGCAAGCAATTATTTCGTGTAAGTTGTTTGAGGATGCTACAAATATCCAAATATCATGGGGGTTCAGAAGAGTATTAAAAACACAGACAAGTTCCCCAAAGCTTATTCAACATGATGGCTCAAATGCAGTGGTGAAACTCGTTATATTTAACTGTTTCCTTTAAGTATGTACTACAACTCATTACCATCACAGAGTACTAGCTTAGATGGACCTTTGATCTTAACCAAAATGGCCATTcttctgacacttttttttttaagcttgttctgctttcagtgGGCAGAGCATTCCCATTCAAATAATAATGTTAGATTACGTCTGCCTCTACTTCTATGTATGCCATATGATCATCTGCACTTGAGGGTTTTGTGCTGTAGATCTTGTGCCCATCATCTACATGACAGGCAACTGTACAAATTGTTTCTCTGACACCAGAGATACGTGCATGCTGGAATGTGTCccttttaaagatttaaaagatCAATCTGGTGTACCTCTGACAGTGGTATGAGGGAATAAGATACATGGCTTTTCAGAAAGCCTCCCTGAGCTTCTGACACATTAGAGTAGTCTTTATTGGCCTCCTTCACTAATCCTTAACCAAAGGACCGGGTACAGGTCTGGAACAAGGTACCCCCGGTTCATGTTGCAGTTCTACCTGTTGAAGTTCTACTCTGCCAATCAGTCTGTTCCTGGAATAGCAGAACAATGGACTGATCAGGCTCAAAGCCCTCAAGCAACCTAGTGAGACCTTGTGTGGATCCTGGATGAAATTCTGCTCTTTGAGTAATCAACAGAACTTTGTCCTGGATCTCTCTTGAGCTCCTCAGCAGGCACAGACAGACCAACTCAGACTTACCAAGTACTCAGAGAACAGACAGAATGGTCTTGTTGGTTGAACTCGGACGGCAATGTTGCCTTCTTCTCCCACAGGCAGAATAGCCCCATGGTCATCTATGATCTGCAGAAAGGACATATTGTTACTGCTTTGATCAGCTCAGTGAAATATCTTGTTATAGCACAGTACAGGACAGAGAAGGGACACAGACAATATTCCCTTACTCTTGTGCCCACAACTGCAGCTGAGCTCAGATGTGGCGTATCAACATACCTGCACATCATAAGGGGGAACAGCTTTTCCCAAAGAGCCaggtttaattttcattcctttcataTTGGCACATATTGTCACCTGCataatagattatttttttttttaatttgtgcaaCATCTTGTCgattttattattgtttgcATTAGGCACAACACCTCTTCATGACTGTTGTGACAAGAGCTGAATCAGGACTAAAGCATTGTGGTTCTCAAGCACATCAGAGAGGGGTTGAGAGGCATTTCAGGTCAGCCCTGTGGAACGAGTTTGCCTGTGCTCAGTCTGAGCCAGTGAGTTCTTCTGCAAACACTTGACTTCGCAAGACAGCAGATGTGGAATCATTACAGATCTTATTTCAATAATGGAACAATTAATTCAGGACCATATCAAGGGTAAGAGGAGAGAATGCGTGAAATCTGACTCTTAATAGCTTCGTTAATGTTCACTTACAGAGAAGTCTGGGATGTGaactgatttaatatttttcattaaaatcttgGACAGGCCAAATTGATACCcagagcaaattatttttttagttttgccttttaagtaaagatgatgaagggatCTACTATAACACTAAAATATGCAGCTAGTTGATTTTGGAACTGTATAACCATAATTATATATAGcgtcttttttaaaaaaagttcattcAAATGATTCTCACCTTTTCCATCAATTTATCAAGCATACTGTGCCTCTAGCATTGTTACCTTTGAAAGGACATACTGCAAGAAATAATGCAAACATACTGTTTCAGTCTGGCCATAACCTTCATAGATATCCAGCCCCGTCTGGGTTTTCCACTTTGCCATCACTTCAGGATTGAGTGGTTCCCCTCCAGATACACAGTGTTTCAGACTCATGAACTTGTAGCTTGAGAGGAATTGtgaataaaatagttttcttaaCTACTGGAAACAGCAGTGAATGATCTTATCTGAACAGTCTCCTTCAACTTCCGAAGTAAGTATGCCTAAAACTTCACAAGCTACTTTGGAAACGACAATAATCGTCCTGTTACACAGACCTGGACTGGACTCCTAGATTGCTCATGTTACCACTGAAGATAACGTGGTTTATCTGTGCCACTGGAagtagggggtttttttctagaaaaagagTAAGCAAAGGTGTTTTCTAGGAAGAGCTgacaaaaaaaggacaaagttCAATAAGCACATCAGATATTAATGGAAAGCTGAGTATGTGCCAACATCCAAGATGAAATAAGACACAGAATTTTCTAGAGCAAAAGGAAGGCTGAATAGGAATACAGAGCCTGAGCTCCCTGCTAAACCAGGGTTGGCTCTTGTCGGGATGAAAGACTTATGTAAGAAGAGTAAGTACCTTACTGAAGATGTCAGAACTCTACAAATCACACTCACTACTTCTCATAAGCTGAGTATTTTGCAGTGTTAACAAACTGGCGGGAACAGCTGCCGAATAACTCTCAGCATGTGGAAGTCCTCTAACCGCTCACTTCACTCAGGCATATGGAAACAAATCCAGTAAACCCCTGATCCTGTGCTGCACAAAACCTTCACTTAAATTTAACTGTGAACTGTAAGTTTAGAGGAAATGACAACGTAAAAAACCTCACTTGTTTCCCTTGGGCTATCTTTTCAAAGGCCCATTCCTGAAGCTTGAATGGCCTAAGGTGTAACTAGTTATTCTCATATTTCAGAATGTAGCTTTCTCTTCTGAGAGCAAATCTTGCTAATTAGATctcatttaattgaaaaaaataagcaacatAAGGAACTAAACAGTCAGCCACAGCATTATATCCCAGCTTCTCTTTGCAAAccctgaaagaaacagaggtgCAGTACCTGCTCAGATCATGTTGGACCAGCATGCGGTAGGCAGTGGGAGCAGTGCAAAAGACAGTAATGGGATATCTTGAGAGAGTctagaaaaatagaaagttattttgtggaaaagaaaacGTAATGGTGGGTCTGACCTTGTAAATGTGCAGGTGATGAACACAACTTATGTGCTCACAtgtctgcaaaatgaaaaccataaaAACGCAACATACATTCAACACAGAGAATGACTATGAATTAGTGATTATGAATCCTAACTGGAGCGGCTGAAACAGTCAGgcccactgctgcagaaaatatAGTACTTTCTGTCCAACAACAGTCACTCAtgtaaaaaaatgacatttgacAGTAGCAGCTCATTAAGATTTTCTGCTTCCCAAGGTGACTGTGTCCCAGGCTCAAGACTAAGTGACAATAGTGCACTAGACCAAagcttttcatattttgttcttGAGAAAGTCTGGGTCTCCTCTCCACACAGGTGGCCAATACTGAGGAGAACAGGCCAGCTGGCTGGTGGTGCAAAATGGTAGAGAGGAGGACTAGGCATTCTGGCAACTCATTGAAAATTCAGGATAACAGGGCCCCTATTCAGGTCTATGCCATACTCTGATTACTAGTCCATGCTCACTCTGAGCCCAGAGTAGCTGGAAATCTGAAGTGAACTTTAGGCTATACATGGGACAAGACTGCAGTGATCCCGAGTTCTTTTCATCCTGCATCTTTCACCACGTCTCCTCTAGACTGCAGCCATGTCACATGGCCTAGCCAGGAGGGAAAACACTTGTTCCTCTAGCTTACTGGGCACCAAAGGGAGGGATGTTCACTTGGGATGTGGGAAGTACTGCTACAGAGCAGTGGGTACTCATGCACTGGAGCCCAGCCTGTTTGCTTCATCTACGCAAAATGGGAATGAAACTCACAGTATAAAATGTTACTCTTACCTCAGCAATAAGTGCTGGTTTAAACTGTGGCATATTGTGTACAAAGACACACGATCCACAGATCCACGGTGCAAAAACACTGCTCCAAGCTGATTTTACCCAGCCAGTATCAGAGGTATTCCACATTATATCTGAAGGAGTCAAATTCATCCAGTACCTGATGATAaagcagagataaaaataatgcttcatAGAGTGAGTGACTCAGGCACAGGTCACAGCATAATTAAAGGGCATGAATTAGAAGATGTGGTGTCAGCAAGTGGGGCTGCTCTTTAGAAAGTTTGTAAGCATTGAAGAATCTTAAACATTCTCTTATTTCCCTTCATTCCTTCCTGTTTAACATTtccagcatttgcttttctcctgaaCAGCACAAAACATCCTTGGCTTAAGTTGCAGAATCTGGATCTAGATCAAAATCTGAACAGATCATTTGGAGTAGGCTTTCCCCCCATTGTGGATTAGAGACATCAGCTGAATCACACCTTGTTTCTCTAGGAAACTAACCACATTACTTGTCTGCACTCTATACCACCAACTTCCAACTCTGAATGCCTTGGGAAATATATCCTTTGATCTTCATGAAATTTCTCACTCCTTGGGAAGCATAAACAAAAGATgttcaatgaaaacaaatcagtaCCAAGCCACAGATTCAAACTGAACTGTAACCTTTAAGGTATAATGCTATGGTTCAAGGTTGTTTTGGTTGTCAAGGAAGTTTTATATAATACTAAAGCACTAGACTTTATCTGGTTTTGCTATAAGGATGTTATCCTTACTGGCTactctgcagccagctctctGAGCAACAGAACACTGTGTTTAGTGATCTCAACTCAagtcttcaaaatgtttttaataacaagGGTTGCACTGTGAGGGGGAATGGTGAGGAAGAATCAAGATGCTGTACTCGTGAAATGCTTACATTTAGTGGAGTTTTTCTGGTCATATTTTCAATGTAATTGTGATCATGTCACTTACATCAGGACACTGGAAGCAAATGCAAGGTATACCTGCCACTGGTTGCAAATCCGATGCCATAACTGCTGTGGGAGTGCACCACCATTTTTGGAAAGCCTGTACTTCCACTAGTAAAATAGATCAGCATTGGGTCATGACTCTTTGTCTTGACACATTTATGGTCAGCAGATGTCACCCTTCAGAAGAAACAGTATATGACAGTTACTATGTGTAGTTTTTCTCAAAggaagcagtattttttaagGTTTAGGAGATAAACAGGAAAACGGCCCAAAACTACATGAACTCACTAAATAGACAGTTGCATCAGACACCACAGGTAAGAGTTAGAGAGCACATTTTGCTAGTCACAAGTGCGCTCTGTCTGCCACAACTTTCAAGGTGTGAGCACCTACAGCATATTCTAGTGACTTTGTCCACAACTATTTTGCAAGGTGCTTGTTACAGAACAGCAGGTAGATGCAAAAGCAACTTCTGCCTCAACACATACTGTCTCCCAATCTGAAGTCAATGAGGGCCATATTCAGGCTATTATGATAAATAAGATGGTCTTAGACATGTATTATACCATTTACATTCAAGAGACTGACAAACAATTCAGATCATCTGGGCTACCAAGACAGTCAAGGGAAGAAATAATTGATACTATGTTAGCTGAGCACCAAGAGCTGACAATGGTTATCTTCTCATTGAATTCAAGAGGCATTAGGCTTGGCTCTAGAAGACACGCACAAAACAACTGCAAGATTAGCATCCTGCGTGCTTGTCTTGTGATCACAGTAGAAGAGCTTTTAAAAGCTGGCAGGCTGCTGAATAAGAAGCTGAAAGACCTTAATATAGCTCCCAAAAACTGTGTTGAAGGGATTAGTACTTAATGCAATGATTACAATGAGTTGGCAGAGGGATGCAAAAATGTAACTTATTTGTAGTTTGAAAATTAATCCCCAAACTCAGAAATGTCACCAGACTGACACTGCTTCCTTCACCTCACAGGATGATGGTAAAACATCTGGATACTCACGCAAGGAGTTCTTTGAGGTTCAACCACCCATCTCTGCTCCCTTTGGCTACAATtagtttgcttttcagaaactgGCACTCGCGCATGACGGATTCCACTGCGGGTGCCAGTGTATCATTAGTAATGATGCACTTGGCCTTTGAAGCCTGGAGTCGGTATAAGATGTCTTTGGCTGTTAATTGGGATGTTCCTGGAATAAAGACAATTcctggaaaaaagcaacaagcaaTTTAGAAAATTGACCATTTCTCTTTATTATGTTCACAGGACATGACCCCAGCCATAGAAAAGCTGAACTACTTGCCAAAAACTTATGCTTTGGGAGGAGTCAAGTATAACTCATGTTTGAAGGCAGAGTTTGGGTGAATTTGTGGCCTAGGAATGACCTGGGATCATCTGGCTCTGAAAGACTTCCAAACCCTGAAACACGGATGTTAAGTTTTGTGTCATCCATATTAAAGGTATCTAGATCATGAGTAAGATCTAGATTTAGAGTGGTTTTGAGCACTTCATGATTTGTAACTCAGGAAGGAAGCGTTGAGATTACCATCTCCTTAATTAAGTATACATATAAGGATTATTCATTTGGATTATTTTCATCTGGAATAAAGCtattattcatttaaataagaaattaataacTCGGGTATGGGATAAACAGATTGAGGTCAGGTAGCTTACATACACTGCTCAGTCAACAAATCCCTCAAGCTTGGATTCATTTTGTAATGTGAACAAACGTTAAGTTTGGATACTGAGTACACTGTGACTGAAATCATATTTTCAGGGGTGGAAATCAATTAAGTGCATTTCTATACCTCCTTTTCCCATGCATTTCAATAGACTTTACCTACAGACTGATTTCAGTCTTCTTGCACCTTCACAGGTGTCTACCAAATTTTACAGTTGGGAATCTGAGGCACTGAGACACTGAAAGATACTTCCACATCATAGTCCAGTAAATCCTGGATACAAAAGAACTGGATTCTCTGAGACTTAACTCCATTTACAACCTGCAAGAATCACAGAGCTTAGAAGTGGGACAAAAAACATTTGATCATGTTCCTGTTGATACTGAACTGTTCCATCATGGATGTTTAGCAGTCTAAAAATGCAATGGGTCAAATTCTTCCTAAGAATTTGCAAAACTGTAACAGCAGAGCAAAATAATATTGTATTGAATTATTAACCAGTCTAGACACATAACTTACTGCAATAAAAGTGTCCACACTGATAATGTATCTGGTCAAATCTGGTCTTAGATTGCAGTCATTCAACCTTCACTGGCTTCAACTGAGGATGCTGTTTAACTTGGCCATGTCTGTTCAGCACCTAGCACAATGTTGCATTCATTGGTTCCTGTGTGGGTGCTGCCAGTTCTCCTTCTACGCAAAAGCTGAATTGtacagggcacagcagcacatttctgccccattttttttcacattaatttagcatatttttcgtatcttctatttattttctttctgcatccaAGAGATCAGTAAGATCACTTACCTGTTCGCATACAGGCTATGTTCAGTAGCCACCATTCAGGAACACGAGGCAGAACTACTTTAACTCTGTCTCCTCTCTGCAAACCACACACCTCAGAAAGTACATTAGCTGCTTTCCTTGACAGAAATCCCAACTCTTCAAAGCTCCACTTCACCTCCTCTCCCTCATCATTTACCCACCAAAAAGCCGGATTTGCTGGTTGTTTTCCATCCTAGAATGCAGCAGAATGTATTAAAATGAGATGACAAACCTTGAAAGGTTTCATTTCAATCCAACATAACTCCAGACCAGGCAAATCAACCCTGGCAACTACTCTCTTAAAGTGACACCTATATttctgacaaagaaaataaaatattgcattcTACTTCGCAGCTCATACTACCTAGTATCCATCAGGAAAACTGATTTGTATCATCTGAGATTTGTTCCAATGTCtatgaagtaaaagaaaaatactaccTTTTCCAGTCGTGACCACTCATCTAAGACATCACTTGCAAAGTTGAAATACTCTGGCCGTTCCTTTTTGCACTGGTTTATAGCATCATAATATGAAATAATCTGAGATGTCAGAAGCCTGCTGCACCCATGGAATAATCTGCAAGGTGACCTGAGAATCCACAGACACTGAGGAATCCATGATTTAATAAATTTTCTCATGATAAATGATGTTTTATCAGACAGTGGGGCAAAAAATCAGATGCACACCTACAGGAATCTatcatctgaaatgaaagaaaacacatttaaaaacagcCAGATATTGGATGCTGTCTGGTTTGTGATGTTGAATAAATTAACACAAATCAGCTTGAATAAATAGGTTGTTTGCACACCTCTTCCGGTTTTCCCCCTTATTTTATGTGATtcttaaaataagcattcttccttttccagcaaAGAGACTGTGCACTGTTTTTTCATTACAATCTTTGTCAGCTGATGAATGAAACGCATCTCATCTCTAAACTTTCACTTGAAAGTCCTTTTCTAAATCTCTCTCTCTTGATTCCtgtaaattttgtattttactttgcctctttacaaaaataaaatgctgctaCTTAGTGCTTTGAGGACACTATTTATCACCTTGATTTAAAATGGTCTCTGTAATTATGCTATGTCTTAAATATACACTAGATGGCGATTCACACTGAATTTACACACCAATAAAACTCAtcaaacttttatttccttgtgaGTTCTCTTTTCACTAGGGGCATGGAatgaacacaaaataaacacTAGGCAAGCAAACGTTAAATGCCAAAAacttccatttcctttgcaCTTCAGCTGAAGTGTGCAACTTTGAAAAAGATACATGTTGTAAAACAAACTTGCAAAGAAAATTCCAGCGCTTCCAGTTTCTCCTAGTCTTTCCTACGCTACATACAGGTACATGCAGAAGAGACAGAACGGATGATACTGCAGTTATTTAAAGCCCAGCTTTGGAAGTCAAGAAAACTGGATTTTACTCACAGATGCAGAATCTTCTGATAAACTTGTTTTGAGTGTAATCAATTCCTTAAGAATGTACCCGCCACATTAAATCTAAGGGAATCTTTCCCTCAATTCAATGGAtccagctttgcttttaaaccTTTCTGTGCAACAACCTTCTCCTTATTTAATAGCCAACAGTACACACCGACCTCCCAGGGATAATACAGTTACTTTCACTCTAGCATTATGTATTGCAAGTGTAGATGTAATGACAGTTTAAAAGCGTTCAATGCCAATAAGTAACAGCAACTGACATGACTCTAAAATCATTGTATTTGTGAGGCAAACCAGAGAAATGTAAACAGAAGGTGCTCACACGTGAGGCATGTGTCAATGGCTGTCAACAACACAACGGATCTCCAGGGTGTGAGTGGTAACAAAGCAGAATGCTCAAGAATTACATTTATCGTGCATCCAACATTTCCTGTGGCCTGTGACTTCTGCAGAAGGCAGATTTTTCATAGCTCTCAAACAGTAAAGCACAAAATGAAAGAGCCAGAAGCAGTTAGCACTGATGAAGAAACGTGCAGAACTGTGACCTGATCTGCTGTATgcctaaaagaaagaaaacactgtattCCACCAGTTTCAATTTTGTGTTCAGTTCTGCTAAATCCCACTCCTTTCCTCATTGTAAATCTGCCCTGGCAGGACTGACTGCTGTATGATCCTCCTCTTactgcagttttcttccagGACATAGACATCAGAAGCCCTTTCCAAAATGATGCCTAATTCCTGGTAGGTTTCCAGAAGGGATTTGAATTGACTCCTATTTGTTTCAGTGGCAGACAGGAGAACACCAGCTCTCTAAGCAAATGGTTTTGTCATCCTACTTGTGCTCTGGCAGCCTCAGGCTGTGTTCTGAGCTTACAACCGGGCCTGTTCAGATCAAATGGGCCCAgttaggttttttcctttacttctgAAAGATGCTTTTTAACCCTCCTAGGATGTTACTTGAAAGACATCTTCAGAAAAGAGCCTGTTGCGAGGAGAAAAAGACCACAAAGTCAAACAGCAGACTTacctctct containing:
- the LOC119145873 gene encoding acyl-coenzyme A synthetase ACSM3, mitochondrial-like isoform X2, which produces MVEMLKCVAISHYDQLSKYSGSLAANSSDLDIKDGKQPANPAFWWVNDEGEEVKWSFEELGFLSRKAANVLSEVCGLQRGDRVKVVLPRVPEWWLLNIACMRTGIVFIPGTSQLTAKDILYRLQASKAKCIITNDTLAPAVESVMRECQFLKSKLIVAKGSRDGWLNLKELLAVTSADHKCVKTKSHDPMLIYFTSGSTGFPKMVVHSHSSYGIGFATSGRYWMNLTPSDIMWNTSDTGWVKSAWSSVFAPWICGSCVFVHNMPQFKPALIAETLSRYPITVFCTAPTAYRMLVQHDLSSYKFMSLKHCVSGGEPLNPEVMAKWKTQTGLDIYEGYGQTETVTICANMKGMKIKPGSLGKAVPPYDVQIIDDHGAILPVGEEGNIAVRVQPTRPFCLFSEYLGNSEKTAASVCGNFYVTGDRGIMDEEGYVWFVGRADDIINSSGYRIGPFEVESALIQHPAVSESAVVSSPDPIRGEVVKAFIVLAPAFISHDPEKLTCELQQHVKKLTAPYKYPRKVEFVQDLPKTATGKIQRKVLRNKEWGRV
- the LOC119145873 gene encoding acyl-coenzyme A synthetase ACSM3, mitochondrial-like isoform X6, translated to MLKCVAISHYDQLSKYSGSLAANSSDLDIKDGKQPANPAFWWVNDEGEEVKWSFEELGFLSRKAANVLSEVCGLQRGDRVKVVLPRVPEWWLLNIACMRTGIVFIPGTSQLTAKDILYRLQASKAKCIITNDTLAPAVESVMRECQFLKSKLIVAKGSRDGWLNLKELLAVTSADHKCVKTKSHDPMLIYFTSGSTGFPKMVVHSHSSYGIGFATSGRYWMNLTPSDIMWNTSDTGWVKSAWSSVFAPWICGSCVFVHNMPQFKPALIAETLSRYPITVFCTAPTAYRMLVQHDLSSYKFMSLKHCVSGGEPLNPEVMAKWKTQTGLDIYEGYGQTETVTICANMKGMKIKPGSLGKAVPPYDVQIIDDHGAILPVGEEGNIAVRVQPTRPFCLFSEYLGNSEKTAASVCGNFYVTGDRGIMDEEGYVWFVGRADDIINSSGYRIGPFEVESALIQHPAVSESAVVSSPDPIRGEVVKAFIVLAPAFISHDPEKLTCELQQHVKKLTAPYKYPRKVEFVQDLPKTATGKIQRKVLRNKEWGRV
- the LOC119145873 gene encoding acyl-coenzyme A synthetase ACSM3, mitochondrial-like isoform X4 — encoded protein: MDGKQPANPAFWWVNDEGEEVKWSFEELGFLSRKAANVLSEVCGLQRGDRVKVVLPRVPEWWLLNIACMRTGIVFIPGTSQLTAKDILYRLQASKAKCIITNDTLAPAVESVMRECQFLKSKLIVAKGSRDGWLNLKELLAVTSADHKCVKTKSHDPMLIYFTSGSTGFPKMVVHSHSSYGIGFATSGRYWMNLTPSDIMWNTSDTGWVKSAWSSVFAPWICGSCVFVHNMPQFKPALIAETLSRYPITVFCTAPTAYRMLVQHDLSSYKFMSLKHCVSGGEPLNPEVMAKWKTQTGLDIYEGYGQTETVTICANMKGMKIKPGSLGKAVPPYDVQIIDDHGAILPVGEEGNIAVRVQPTRPFCLFSEYLGNSEKTAASVCGNFYVTGDRGIMDEEGYVWFVGRADDIINSSGYRIGPFEVESALIQHPAVSESAVVSSPDPIRGEVVKAFIVLAPAFISHDPEKLTCELQQHVKKLTAPYKYPRKVEFVQDLPKTATGKIQRKVLRNKEWGRV
- the LOC119145873 gene encoding acyl-coenzyme A synthetase ACSM4, mitochondrial-like isoform X1 — its product is MRKFIKSWIPQCLWILRSPCRLFHGCSRLLTSQIISYYDAINQCKKERPEYFNFASDVLDEWSRLEKDGKQPANPAFWWVNDEGEEVKWSFEELGFLSRKAANVLSEVCGLQRGDRVKVVLPRVPEWWLLNIACMRTGIVFIPGTSQLTAKDILYRLQASKAKCIITNDTLAPAVESVMRECQFLKSKLIVAKGSRDGWLNLKELLAVTSADHKCVKTKSHDPMLIYFTSGSTGFPKMVVHSHSSYGIGFATSGRYWMNLTPSDIMWNTSDTGWVKSAWSSVFAPWICGSCVFVHNMPQFKPALIAETLSRYPITVFCTAPTAYRMLVQHDLSSYKFMSLKHCVSGGEPLNPEVMAKWKTQTGLDIYEGYGQTETVTICANMKGMKIKPGSLGKAVPPYDVQIIDDHGAILPVGEEGNIAVRVQPTRPFCLFSEYLGNSEKTAASVCGNFYVTGDRGIMDEEGYVWFVGRADDIINSSGYRIGPFEVESALIQHPAVSESAVVSSPDPIRGEVVKAFIVLAPAFISHDPEKLTCELQQHVKKLTAPYKYPRKVEFVQDLPKTATGKIQRKVLRNKEWGRV
- the LOC119145873 gene encoding acyl-coenzyme A synthetase ACSM4, mitochondrial-like isoform X3 codes for the protein MRKFIKSWIPQCLWILRSPCRLFHGCSRLLTSQIISYYDAINQCKKERPEYFNFASDVLDEWSRLEKDGKQPANPAFWWVNDEGEEVKWSFEELGFLSRKAANVLSEVCGLQRGDRVKVVLPRVPEWWLLNIACMRTGIVFIPGTSQLTAKDILYRLQASKAKCIITNDTLAPAVESVMRECQFLKSKLIVAKGSRDGWLNLKELLAYWMNLTPSDIMWNTSDTGWVKSAWSSVFAPWICGSCVFVHNMPQFKPALIAETLSRYPITVFCTAPTAYRMLVQHDLSSYKFMSLKHCVSGGEPLNPEVMAKWKTQTGLDIYEGYGQTETVTICANMKGMKIKPGSLGKAVPPYDVQIIDDHGAILPVGEEGNIAVRVQPTRPFCLFSEYLGNSEKTAASVCGNFYVTGDRGIMDEEGYVWFVGRADDIINSSGYRIGPFEVESALIQHPAVSESAVVSSPDPIRGEVVKAFIVLAPAFISHDPEKLTCELQQHVKKLTAPYKYPRKVEFVQDLPKTATGKIQRKVLRNKEWGRV